Proteins encoded by one window of Vibrio panuliri:
- a CDS encoding L-threonylcarbamoyladenylate synthase encodes MDNFEQALSALQQGEVIAYPTEGVFGVGCDPDNPQAIEKLLTLKQRPVEKGLILIAASYEQLLPYIDESQLNQEQLATVKASWPGPYTWIMPASDKASNWLCGQFDSIAVRVTDHPLVQKICLAFGKPLTSTSANLTGLPPCMTTEEVEAQLGDKLVAILRGETSGRDKPSEIRDARTLQVLRQG; translated from the coding sequence GTGGATAACTTTGAGCAAGCTCTTAGTGCATTACAGCAAGGTGAAGTGATCGCCTATCCGACCGAAGGTGTATTTGGTGTGGGCTGTGATCCCGATAACCCGCAAGCGATTGAAAAACTATTGACGCTAAAGCAGCGTCCGGTAGAGAAAGGGCTGATTTTAATAGCGGCTAGTTATGAGCAGCTATTACCCTACATCGATGAGTCACAACTCAATCAAGAGCAGTTGGCGACAGTGAAGGCTTCTTGGCCTGGGCCATATACTTGGATTATGCCCGCGAGCGATAAAGCTTCAAATTGGCTTTGTGGTCAGTTTGATTCGATCGCGGTGCGCGTGACCGATCATCCTTTGGTACAGAAAATCTGTCTAGCGTTTGGTAAACCACTCACATCAACAAGTGCTAATCTTACTGGTTTGCCGCCTTGTATGACGACAGAAGAGGTAGAAGCACAACTGGGCGATAAATTAGTGGCTATTTTACGCGGCGAAACCAGTGGACGAGATAAACCGAGTGAAATTCGCGACGCAAGAACATTGCAAGTGTTACGCCAAGGATAA
- the hemF gene encoding oxygen-dependent coproporphyrinogen oxidase has protein sequence MPTSIDKQAVKHFLMALQDEICRQLEQADGKAKFEQDAWQREPGERLAGGGRTRVMTNGAVFEQGGVNFSHVSGQEMPASATAHRPELAGRSFEAMGVSLVMHPHNPYVPTSHANVRFFIAEKEGEAPIWWFGGGFDLTPFYPFEEDCGYWHSTAREICAPFGDDVYAEHKAWCDKYFYLPHRNETRGVGGLFFDDLNKWEFDKCFAYIKAVGEGYTQAYLPIVERRKMTAYGVRERQFQLYRRGRYVEFNLVFDRGTLFGLQSGGRTESILMSMPPMARWEYGYQPEPGSAEAELYEHYLKPREW, from the coding sequence ATGCCAACTTCAATCGATAAGCAAGCAGTAAAGCACTTCTTAATGGCGTTGCAAGATGAGATTTGTCGCCAGTTAGAACAGGCTGATGGAAAAGCCAAATTTGAACAAGATGCTTGGCAGCGCGAGCCTGGAGAGCGGCTTGCTGGTGGAGGTCGAACTCGAGTGATGACCAATGGCGCTGTATTTGAGCAGGGTGGGGTCAATTTTTCTCATGTCAGCGGACAGGAGATGCCAGCTTCGGCTACCGCTCACCGACCAGAACTTGCGGGGCGCAGTTTTGAAGCGATGGGGGTCTCGTTGGTGATGCATCCTCACAACCCATATGTGCCAACTTCGCATGCAAATGTTCGCTTTTTTATTGCCGAGAAAGAGGGCGAGGCGCCAATTTGGTGGTTTGGCGGTGGTTTTGACCTAACACCGTTTTATCCGTTCGAAGAAGATTGTGGTTACTGGCATAGCACCGCAAGAGAAATTTGTGCGCCATTTGGTGATGACGTCTATGCCGAGCATAAAGCGTGGTGTGATAAATACTTCTATTTGCCTCATCGTAACGAGACTCGAGGCGTTGGCGGTCTATTCTTTGATGACTTAAACAAGTGGGAGTTCGACAAGTGCTTTGCCTATATAAAAGCGGTTGGTGAAGGCTACACTCAAGCCTATCTTCCAATTGTTGAGCGCCGCAAAATGACCGCTTATGGTGTGCGCGAGCGACAGTTTCAGTTATACCGTCGTGGTCGCTATGTTGAGTTTAACTTGGTTTTTGACCGAGGAACGTTGTTTGGCCTGCAAAGTGGTGGGCGGACTGAATCTATCCTAATGTCTATGCCTCCAATGGCTCGTTGGGAATACGGTTATCAGCCGGAGCCGGGTTCTGCTGAAGCCGAGCTTTATGAGCACTACCTAAAACCAAGAGAGTGGTAA
- the aroE gene encoding shikimate dehydrogenase has translation MTQQIDRYAVFGNPIGHSKSPFIHTLFARQTNQPLSYSAELAAVDGFEQAAKAFFSQGGRGCNITMPFKEDAYQFADRLTQRAELAGAVNTLKKLDDGIILGDNTDGAGLVLDLQNYQVPLENARILIIGAGGAARGVIQPLLELKPQQIVITNRTFSKAEQLAKLFADLGPIQAIPLEEVKEAFDVVINSTSASLSGDLPNISPSIFSATTVAYDMMYGKGKTAFNQWALEQGAAQAYDGLGMLVGQAAESFMLWRGLRPGTKQILRELRKNLEGM, from the coding sequence ATGACGCAGCAAATTGATCGTTATGCCGTCTTTGGCAACCCAATTGGACACAGTAAATCCCCGTTTATTCATACGCTATTCGCACGCCAAACGAATCAACCGTTAAGCTACAGCGCTGAGCTTGCGGCTGTTGATGGTTTTGAACAAGCAGCGAAAGCATTCTTTTCTCAAGGTGGACGTGGCTGCAACATTACTATGCCGTTTAAAGAGGACGCGTACCAATTTGCCGATCGTTTGACGCAGCGAGCTGAGTTGGCTGGTGCGGTCAATACACTTAAAAAACTCGATGATGGCATTATTTTGGGTGATAACACCGATGGTGCAGGGCTGGTGTTGGATCTGCAGAATTATCAAGTTCCTTTGGAGAATGCGCGGATTCTTATTATTGGTGCAGGCGGTGCGGCGCGAGGTGTGATTCAGCCGCTATTAGAGCTAAAGCCACAACAAATCGTTATTACCAATCGAACGTTTAGTAAAGCAGAGCAGCTAGCTAAATTGTTTGCCGATCTGGGCCCGATTCAAGCTATACCACTTGAAGAAGTAAAAGAGGCGTTTGATGTCGTGATCAACTCAACCTCTGCAAGCTTGAGTGGCGATTTACCCAATATTTCACCGTCAATATTCAGCGCGACAACGGTTGCTTATGACATGATGTATGGCAAGGGAAAAACAGCATTTAATCAATGGGCTCTCGAGCAAGGTGCCGCTCAAGCGTATGATGGCTTAGGTATGTTGGTCGGCCAAGCTGCAGAAAGTTTTATGTTGTGGCGAGGTTTAAGACCAGGTACAAAGCAAATCTTACGCGAATTACGCAAGAACTTAGAAGGTATGTAA
- a CDS encoding DUF1488 family protein, with product MNQSILFPDIQDWDDALNGVKFPAQQAGALIECVASLEYLSSLASEPLTTTQQALAVFEQNRFEIEELAEQLIEEEEYNAEGLVELRA from the coding sequence ATGAATCAATCGATTCTATTTCCAGACATTCAAGATTGGGATGATGCGTTGAACGGGGTAAAGTTTCCTGCTCAACAAGCGGGGGCGTTAATTGAATGTGTGGCGTCACTTGAGTATTTGAGTTCTCTAGCCAGTGAACCTTTGACCACTACTCAGCAAGCTCTAGCGGTTTTTGAACAAAACCGCTTTGAAATCGAAGAGCTCGCTGAACAGTTAATAGAAGAGGAAGAGTACAACGCTGAAGGTCTAGTAGAGCTCAGGGCGTAA
- a CDS encoding gamma carbonic anhydrase family protein, which produces MSSLRSYKGIAPSIGKRVYIDSSSVLVGDITIGDDSSIWPLVAARGDVNSIKIGQRSNIQDGSVLHVTHKNASNPNGYPLIIGNDVTIGHKVMLHGCIINDRVLVGMGTIVLDGAVIEEEVMIGAGSLVPPGKVLASGFLYVGSPVKQARPLKDEERAFLQKSANNYVQNKEDYLHHVENITP; this is translated from the coding sequence ATGAGTTCGCTACGCAGTTATAAAGGTATCGCACCATCAATTGGAAAACGCGTCTATATAGACAGCAGTTCTGTCTTAGTTGGTGATATTACGATTGGTGACGATTCGAGTATTTGGCCATTAGTTGCAGCTCGTGGTGATGTTAACTCTATAAAGATAGGACAACGCAGCAATATTCAAGATGGCAGTGTTCTGCATGTTACCCATAAAAATGCGAGCAACCCAAACGGCTACCCTCTGATTATTGGTAATGATGTCACGATTGGACATAAAGTCATGTTACACGGCTGCATTATTAATGATCGCGTTTTAGTGGGCATGGGCACGATCGTGCTCGATGGTGCAGTAATAGAAGAAGAGGTGATGATTGGTGCCGGTAGTTTAGTGCCACCAGGAAAAGTATTAGCCAGTGGCTTTCTTTATGTGGGCAGTCCAGTAAAACAAGCGCGCCCCTTAAAAGATGAAGAGCGCGCTTTCTTGCAAAAGTCAGCCAATAACTATGTGCAGAATAAAGAAGACTACTTACATCATGTTGAGAATATTACGCCCTGA
- a CDS encoding LTA synthase family protein, protein MYQNNAQKLVRLVWVQVALLALILSISRQLFTFSIGDLTQISRVLPDYLQSIVIGFRFDMRVATIAFAPFFLLGLIFAGTKLFGRLTRCIPIYSGIVYFIAAAASIGNYYYYKTYSNHFDIFIFGLVEDDTSAVLTTMWQDYPIVTSTIAAIVITAITTQLVTIAWRKIAKLTWPQRSPIITVISLVITIAIYFIFARGSIGTFPLKQYHANVSSYEVLNKVTPNALLALDWARSSHKKSDKFHSVSKDEYNQQMEKVLGQADAVYSTAHNDYLADNKPNVVFALMESMGTNLLVDDSEKTTDLLGSLRPHYQSDFHFERFLSGTDGTINSIAMMLFHSNISSLSHGSEQKTVLKETAFLPYKQAGYDIVYITGGSPLWRNLKHYLPLQGVDQFYSEEDIYEAFPEAEQYSATWGAPDKYTFKFAEQILKQSQRPVVIMIQTQTNHPPYQIPDNYQPAALKVSEKMMRKVDMDEPKARKIYETYQYANDALGDFVSEIKSSSLGENTLISASGDHRLREFSISFPEDLGTAHSVPFYLYVPESILAHTPHKYQANRIGSHRDIFPTLYAFSLSNATYTSLGGRNLLAVNDIQTPYAHNNGVTLTSTGASYGANRTVIYPWKNEHDLTVDIEGVANPTPNLDVELKKLETLYINAELKGFKAH, encoded by the coding sequence ATGTACCAAAACAATGCTCAAAAGCTCGTTCGCTTGGTATGGGTTCAAGTTGCGCTACTCGCTTTAATACTTTCGATATCCCGCCAGTTATTTACTTTCTCTATTGGCGATTTGACACAAATCTCGCGAGTTCTGCCTGATTACTTACAATCAATTGTTATTGGTTTTCGCTTTGATATGCGCGTGGCTACCATCGCTTTTGCGCCATTTTTTCTGCTCGGTCTTATTTTTGCCGGAACAAAGTTATTTGGAAGGTTGACGCGTTGTATCCCTATTTATAGTGGTATCGTTTATTTTATCGCCGCCGCAGCCTCTATCGGCAACTACTACTACTACAAAACATACAGCAATCATTTTGATATCTTTATTTTTGGCTTAGTCGAAGATGATACCTCGGCAGTTTTAACGACCATGTGGCAAGATTACCCAATTGTCACATCCACTATAGCCGCAATCGTCATTACAGCGATTACGACTCAACTCGTGACGATCGCTTGGCGTAAAATTGCCAAGCTGACTTGGCCGCAACGTAGCCCGATCATCACAGTTATTTCGCTGGTTATCACTATCGCGATCTACTTTATCTTCGCACGAGGCTCCATTGGCACGTTCCCTTTAAAACAATACCATGCCAACGTCTCTAGCTATGAAGTGTTAAACAAGGTGACACCAAACGCTTTATTGGCGCTAGACTGGGCACGCAGTAGCCACAAAAAGAGTGACAAGTTCCACAGCGTTTCGAAAGATGAGTACAACCAGCAGATGGAAAAAGTACTCGGACAAGCTGACGCCGTATACTCCACCGCACACAACGACTATCTGGCCGACAATAAGCCTAACGTTGTATTTGCATTAATGGAAAGTATGGGGACAAATCTACTGGTTGATGACAGCGAGAAGACGACTGACCTACTAGGTTCTCTACGACCACACTACCAAAGCGATTTTCATTTTGAACGCTTCTTATCGGGCACTGATGGCACCATCAATAGCATTGCGATGATGCTATTTCATAGTAACATCTCATCGCTTAGTCATGGCAGCGAGCAAAAGACTGTGCTCAAAGAGACGGCGTTCTTACCCTATAAACAGGCTGGCTATGACATCGTCTATATCACAGGTGGCAGTCCACTATGGCGGAACCTTAAGCACTATTTACCTCTACAAGGTGTCGATCAGTTCTACTCAGAAGAAGATATCTATGAAGCTTTTCCAGAAGCGGAGCAATACTCTGCCACATGGGGAGCGCCAGATAAGTATACCTTTAAGTTTGCTGAGCAAATCCTTAAACAGAGTCAACGCCCTGTAGTCATCATGATTCAGACTCAGACTAACCACCCACCGTATCAAATCCCAGATAACTATCAGCCAGCAGCGCTCAAAGTGAGCGAAAAAATGATGCGTAAGGTAGATATGGACGAGCCTAAAGCACGTAAGATCTACGAAACATATCAATACGCAAATGACGCTCTAGGGGATTTTGTGTCGGAGATAAAGAGTTCGTCTTTAGGCGAAAATACGCTTATTTCCGCTTCTGGCGATCATCGCTTGCGCGAATTTTCAATTTCGTTTCCAGAGGATCTCGGCACTGCGCACTCAGTACCATTCTATCTCTATGTTCCAGAGAGTATCCTTGCGCACACGCCCCACAAGTATCAAGCCAATCGAATTGGCTCACATAGAGATATCTTCCCGACTCTCTATGCGTTCAGTCTTTCTAACGCAACATACACCTCTCTTGGGGGCCGCAACTTGCTTGCTGTTAACGACATTCAAACCCCTTACGCGCACAACAATGGGGTGACGTTAACCAGTACAGGGGCGAGCTATGGTGCCAATAGAACGGTCATTTACCCATGGAAAAATGAGCATGACCTTACTGTTGATATTGAAGGTGTTGCTAACCCAACCCCTAACTTAGATGTCGAACTTAAGAAGCTAGAAACGCTTTATATCAATGCTGAGTTAAAAGGTTTTAAGGCTCACTAA
- the pdxY gene encoding pyridoxal kinase PdxY produces the protein MRGVISIQSHVVYGHAGNSSAVFPMQRMGFEVFPIHTVQFSNHTQYSEGWTGHAFPASDIEQLTQGLEKIGALKKCDAVVTGYQGSVDQCEMVADLVRKVKAYNPASIYVCDPVMGAPDKGCIVSEGISDYLLNTLMPMADVIVPNQFELSQFVGMEIHNLNDAVAACKKALTLGPHIVLVKHLYSISDDKFSMMLAFDDQCFIAQRPQLDFDKPLVGVGDLISSLFTAGLLKEWSVARAFKHCNEAAYAVVKKTHQLGEWELQTIAAQDEIVEPTEKFELGKCVQDNSFTYYSI, from the coding sequence ATGCGCGGTGTGATTTCGATTCAAAGTCATGTGGTATATGGCCATGCGGGAAATAGCTCAGCTGTATTTCCTATGCAACGTATGGGGTTTGAAGTTTTCCCAATTCATACGGTGCAGTTTTCAAATCACACCCAATACTCTGAGGGTTGGACTGGTCATGCCTTTCCTGCTTCGGATATAGAACAACTGACCCAAGGTCTAGAAAAAATCGGTGCGCTGAAAAAATGTGATGCAGTGGTAACGGGTTATCAAGGTAGTGTCGACCAATGTGAGATGGTTGCCGACTTGGTAAGGAAAGTGAAAGCTTATAACCCTGCTTCTATTTATGTCTGTGATCCTGTGATGGGCGCTCCCGATAAAGGCTGTATCGTTAGTGAAGGTATTTCAGATTACCTGCTAAATACTCTGATGCCTATGGCTGACGTTATCGTGCCAAACCAGTTTGAGCTCAGCCAGTTTGTTGGGATGGAAATCCACAATCTGAATGATGCGGTGGCAGCATGTAAGAAAGCTTTGACTCTAGGTCCGCACATTGTGTTAGTAAAACATCTATATTCGATTTCGGATGATAAGTTCTCAATGATGTTAGCGTTTGACGATCAGTGCTTTATTGCACAGCGTCCTCAACTGGATTTCGACAAACCTCTCGTCGGTGTCGGTGATCTAATTTCATCTCTATTCACTGCAGGTTTACTCAAAGAGTGGTCGGTTGCTCGAGCGTTTAAACACTGTAATGAAGCTGCCTATGCCGTAGTGAAGAAGACCCATCAACTAGGTGAATGGGAACTGCAAACTATTGCGGCTCAGGATGAGATTGTTGAGCCAACCGAGAAATTCGAGTTGGGGAAGTGTGTGCAGGATAATTCTTTCACATACTACTCGATCTAA
- the add gene encoding adenosine deaminase — protein sequence MITKNLPLTDLHRHLDGNIRTQTILELGQKFGVALPANDIAGLTPHVQIVEAEPSLVAFLSKLDWGVAVLGDLDACRRVAYENVEDALKAQIDYTELRFSPYYMAMKHNLPVAGVVEAVVDGVKAGVRDFGIKANLIGIMSRTFGTEACQQELDAILTQKDHIVAVDLAGDELGQPGELFVKHFAQVKDAGLNVTVHAGEAAGSESMWQAIQELGATRIGHGVKAIHDPKLMDYLAEHKIGIESCLTSNIQTSTVESLAHHPLKQFLDHGVMACINTDDPAVEGIELPHEYEVAAPQAGLTAEQIRRAQINGLELAFISTEEKQALREKVADR from the coding sequence ATGATAACTAAGAATTTGCCCCTCACCGATCTCCACCGCCATCTTGACGGAAATATCCGTACTCAAACTATTCTTGAGTTAGGCCAAAAGTTTGGCGTTGCTTTACCAGCGAACGACATTGCAGGTTTAACCCCTCACGTACAAATTGTTGAAGCGGAGCCTTCTCTGGTCGCTTTCTTGTCGAAACTCGATTGGGGTGTCGCTGTACTAGGCGATCTTGACGCCTGCCGCCGTGTCGCTTATGAGAACGTGGAAGATGCACTTAAAGCACAAATTGACTATACCGAGCTGCGTTTTTCACCTTACTACATGGCAATGAAACATAATCTTCCTGTCGCAGGCGTTGTAGAAGCTGTCGTTGATGGCGTTAAAGCGGGTGTTCGTGACTTTGGCATCAAAGCGAATCTTATCGGTATCATGAGCCGTACATTCGGCACAGAAGCTTGTCAGCAAGAGCTCGACGCAATCCTGACTCAGAAGGACCATATCGTTGCTGTCGACTTAGCAGGTGATGAGCTAGGCCAACCAGGTGAGCTCTTTGTTAAACACTTTGCTCAAGTAAAAGATGCCGGCCTTAACGTTACAGTACACGCGGGTGAAGCGGCAGGATCGGAAAGTATGTGGCAAGCCATTCAAGAGCTAGGTGCCACCCGTATTGGTCATGGCGTAAAAGCTATTCACGATCCTAAGCTAATGGATTACTTGGCAGAGCACAAAATTGGTATCGAGTCGTGCCTAACCTCAAATATTCAAACTAGTACCGTTGAATCATTAGCTCACCACCCACTAAAACAGTTCCTTGACCATGGCGTGATGGCTTGTATCAATACGGATGACCCAGCGGTAGAAGGTATTGAGTTGCCGCACGAATACGAAGTTGCAGCACCACAAGCAGGGCTGACAGCAGAGCAAATTCGCCGAGCGCAAATCAATGGTCTAGAGCTTGCCTTTATCTCAACAGAAGAGAAACAAGCTCTGAGAGAAAAAGTGGCAGATCGCTAA
- the gepA gene encoding phosphodiesterase GepA encodes MSLNTQFTLRTAVVLPFLLIFLTTFTVLTVVQNNNYEKMASDVSRKQLSALSENVELELSAFLFQPMQASLALSHSIELHHLYKPYDVSAIQNTMLSKFRDLYSHVPQLDNIGFGGQNGEYVGLRKETYDEYSLMLQDHLHQRGLVIYQGHEISNNIRSVIKDYDPRFRPWYKPYAGINDSRWSPIYANADERQEVTLSATEPVYYGNTLQGVVVSDVKLSTFNTFLGQQQKDTGAVIFLFDESRRLIAHSTGGSIISWGTTHSLKGQRLLASESSHPVIQSSASYSDSYALSQAHRLFTTYVEGERYFHLVTPYKNAEGLNWFIGVSISEHELLGSMLDHQHESWLIGFIVSSVGIILGLIAFNRTVTPITSTANAAKQLAQGNWDSELPKPGNVYETSMLVHAFNEMADNLKASFYEISNQLLYDSLTKLYSREGLVNTCSKLEQLDGSLILIGINKFRHINDSIGHLCGDQLLVIVAERMKSTFEDDALIARIGGDEFAIYLPNVQSSEEISFAIARIQQMFAAPFCLMQESIVLQVSLGVVKDHQQETMTTWLRNGSIALSNAKQEQASVSYYKPEMADKSRNKTRMLAKIKQAIELQEFVPYYQPIVDIQSGKVIGAEALARWLSPTEGLISPLEFIPLAEESGFISSIGEMVLSKACHDAVLGMQQGKWEQDFHLHVNLSVNQLSQAKLVEQLTKVLTESKLPAHNLTLEITESRLVDNDPVTIQNMQAIRDLGIQIAIDDFGTGYSSLAYLHKLPFDCLKIDRTFVNKLDHDHLDTSIVAAIINMTRGMKVDIVAEGIETHEQAEMLKQLECSQGQGFLYSRPVPFEQWPTNLVNMKS; translated from the coding sequence ATGTCACTTAACACTCAATTTACGTTAAGAACAGCGGTGGTTTTGCCTTTTTTGTTGATATTTCTGACAACGTTTACGGTGCTCACCGTCGTGCAGAACAACAATTATGAGAAAATGGCCTCGGATGTCAGTCGAAAACAGCTGTCTGCATTGAGTGAAAACGTCGAGCTTGAACTGTCAGCCTTCCTATTCCAACCGATGCAAGCGAGCTTAGCGCTCAGCCACAGTATTGAACTCCATCATCTGTACAAACCCTATGATGTCTCAGCAATTCAAAATACGATGTTGAGCAAATTTCGCGACCTGTATAGTCATGTCCCACAACTCGACAACATCGGCTTTGGCGGACAAAACGGTGAGTATGTAGGCCTACGTAAAGAGACCTATGATGAATACTCTCTCATGCTGCAAGATCACCTTCATCAACGAGGGTTGGTGATCTATCAAGGCCATGAGATCAGCAACAATATTCGTTCTGTAATTAAAGATTACGACCCACGCTTTCGCCCATGGTACAAGCCATATGCTGGCATTAATGACTCACGATGGTCACCAATATATGCCAACGCAGATGAACGCCAAGAAGTGACTCTTTCCGCTACCGAGCCCGTCTATTATGGCAACACTTTGCAAGGGGTTGTTGTTAGTGATGTTAAACTGAGTACATTCAACACATTTTTAGGTCAGCAACAGAAAGATACTGGTGCGGTCATCTTTCTGTTCGATGAATCTCGTCGTCTTATCGCTCATTCAACTGGCGGCAGTATTATCTCTTGGGGGACGACACATAGCCTTAAAGGGCAGCGTTTGCTTGCCTCAGAAAGCTCTCATCCAGTGATCCAATCCAGTGCTAGTTACTCAGATTCTTATGCTCTGAGCCAAGCCCACCGCCTGTTCACCACTTATGTTGAAGGTGAGCGATATTTTCACCTCGTTACGCCATATAAAAACGCCGAAGGGCTTAACTGGTTTATTGGCGTTTCAATCTCTGAACATGAGCTGCTTGGCTCAATGCTCGATCATCAGCATGAGAGTTGGCTAATTGGCTTTATCGTCAGCTCTGTTGGCATCATACTTGGCTTGATTGCCTTCAATCGAACGGTGACACCGATAACCTCCACCGCAAATGCAGCCAAGCAACTTGCTCAAGGCAACTGGGACAGTGAACTGCCAAAACCAGGTAACGTCTATGAAACCTCAATGCTCGTTCACGCCTTTAATGAAATGGCAGATAACCTTAAAGCGTCATTTTATGAGATTAGCAACCAGCTTTTATATGATTCGCTGACGAAACTGTATAGCCGAGAAGGTCTGGTCAATACTTGCAGCAAGCTGGAGCAGTTGGACGGCAGCCTTATCCTAATTGGTATCAATAAGTTTAGGCATATAAACGACAGTATCGGTCATCTCTGTGGCGATCAATTGCTGGTGATCGTTGCTGAGCGAATGAAATCAACATTTGAAGACGATGCTTTAATCGCCCGTATTGGGGGAGATGAGTTTGCTATCTACCTACCGAATGTACAAAGTAGCGAAGAGATCTCTTTCGCAATAGCACGTATCCAACAGATGTTTGCCGCTCCATTTTGCCTAATGCAAGAGAGCATTGTGCTTCAAGTCTCACTCGGCGTGGTTAAAGATCACCAACAAGAAACCATGACAACATGGTTACGCAATGGCAGCATCGCTTTAAGTAATGCCAAGCAAGAACAGGCTTCTGTAAGCTACTACAAGCCTGAGATGGCAGATAAATCACGCAATAAAACCCGCATGCTCGCGAAAATAAAGCAGGCAATAGAACTGCAAGAGTTTGTTCCCTACTATCAGCCGATCGTCGACATTCAATCAGGTAAAGTGATTGGTGCTGAAGCCTTGGCTCGCTGGCTATCCCCCACAGAAGGTTTGATTTCACCTCTGGAGTTTATTCCTCTGGCAGAGGAGAGCGGCTTTATTTCTTCAATCGGTGAAATGGTCTTGTCCAAAGCATGTCACGACGCCGTTCTAGGGATGCAACAAGGAAAATGGGAGCAAGATTTCCACTTACATGTCAATCTGTCCGTAAACCAGTTATCACAAGCAAAACTGGTTGAGCAACTGACCAAAGTTCTCACCGAGTCTAAACTGCCCGCTCATAACCTGACGTTAGAAATTACCGAATCTCGCTTGGTTGACAACGACCCTGTGACGATTCAAAACATGCAGGCGATCAGAGATCTCGGGATTCAAATCGCAATTGATGACTTCGGCACTGGCTATAGCTCTTTAGCCTATTTGCATAAATTACCCTTTGATTGCCTTAAAATTGATCGCACATTCGTCAACAAATTGGATCATGACCATCTCGACACATCCATTGTTGCAGCAATCATTAACATGACGCGTGGCATGAAAGTCGACATTGTTGCTGAGGGTATTGAAACTCATGAACAAGCTGAAATGCTCAAACAACTTGAGTGTTCACAAGGACAAGGTTTCTTATATAGCCGCCCAGTTCCTTTTGAACAATGGCCAACAAATTTAGTTAACATGAAGTCGTAA